The following coding sequences are from one Synergistota bacterium window:
- a CDS encoding ABC transporter permease has translation MCLCRPADKVLGGILKLEFRALHSILRKIVKGHGGIALLIGGIILLVFLMFFFFAPLIAPYDPIKPVGPSFSPPTSKFIMGTDNFGRDVFSRVIWGTRIALTVAVLATLLAAFIGIPLGLFSGYKGGAFDRILTMIMDSIYSFPGLILAIAIAAMLGPGIINISVSIATIYVPTYFRVVRNQVNSIKAELYVEAARALGATDGVILRKYIFRGVVPTILVILSMNIADAILTEAGLSFLGLGIPPPTPDWGFDLSNGQRFLLQNNWWMVFYPGLMIVLITLGFSLLGEGLQERFNPKLKER, from the coding sequence ATGTGCCTATGTCGACCCGCGGATAAGGTATTAGGAGGGATTTTAAAGTTGGAGTTCAGGGCGCTTCACTCTATTTTACGTAAGATAGTTAAGGGGCATGGGGGTATAGCTCTCCTTATAGGTGGAATTATACTTCTGGTTTTTCTCATGTTTTTCTTCTTTGCTCCTCTTATAGCTCCTTACGATCCTATAAAGCCGGTTGGACCTTCGTTTTCCCCTCCGACTTCCAAGTTCATTATGGGCACGGACAACTTTGGTAGAGATGTTTTTAGTAGAGTTATATGGGGGACTAGAATAGCGCTTACGGTTGCTGTTCTTGCCACACTTCTGGCAGCCTTTATAGGTATACCGTTAGGACTTTTCTCTGGATATAAAGGTGGAGCCTTTGACAGGATATTGACTATGATTATGGATTCCATATACTCTTTTCCCGGTTTGATCCTTGCTATAGCGATAGCAGCTATGCTTGGTCCTGGAATAATAAACATATCCGTTTCTATAGCAACAATATATGTGCCTACTTATTTTAGAGTTGTTAGAAATCAGGTTAACTCGATAAAAGCGGAGCTTTATGTTGAGGCTGCAAGGGCTTTAGGGGCGACAGATGGGGTAATTTTAAGGAAATATATCTTTAGAGGAGTTGTCCCTACCATACTCGTGATACTTTCGATGAATATAGCAGATGCCATTCTTACGGAAGCTGGCTTAAGCTTTCTGGGACTTGGAATACCTCCCCCTACGCCTGACTGGGGTTTTGATCTCTCCAATGGTCAGAGATTTTTGCTCCAGAATAACTGGTGGATGGTCTTTTATCCCGGTTTGATGATTGTTTTAATTACCTTGGGTTTCAGCCTTCTTGGGGAGGGCTTGCAAGAAAGGTTCAATCCCAAGCTTAAGGAGAGGTAG